The genomic region CCACTCCCTCAACGCCACCCGCGTTCTGCGTCTGACACCCCCGGCGATCGCCGGGGAGGAGGAGGTGCGGCTGTTCCTGGCTGCCCTGGCCGAGGCACTGCGCGTCGTGGCGGCGCGTGTCGGCCCAGCACCCGAGTAACCACGGCAGACCACCGAAAGGACCCCTCACATGCGTCGCGTGACCGTACGACTGACCGCCCACGACGTCGACCCCGAGACCGCGTACCAGCGGATCCGTGACTTCCGGCGCTACCCGGACGTCACCGAGACCGTGCGCGAGGTCGTGGTCCATCCGCCTCATGACGACGGCACGGTGGTGTCGGACTGGACCGTCCGCTTCCGGAACGGTCTGATGCGGTGGACCGAGCGCGACGCCTTCTTCCCGGAGAGCCGAAGCATCGGTTTCACCCAGCTCAGCGGCGACTTCGAGGTGTTCGAGGGCACCTGGCGGTGCGAGCCGGGCGAGGCGGACGGCACGACCGTGACCTTCGAGGCCCTGTTCGACCTGGGCATCCCGACGCTCGCCGAGCTCCTCGATCCGGTGGCCGACTCGA from Streptomyces sp. NBC_00878 harbors:
- a CDS encoding type II toxin-antitoxin system RatA family toxin, yielding MRRVTVRLTAHDVDPETAYQRIRDFRRYPDVTETVREVVVHPPHDDGTVVSDWTVRFRNGLMRWTERDAFFPESRSIGFTQLSGDFEVFEGTWRCEPGEADGTTVTFEALFDLGIPTLAELLDPVADSTLRTNIERILRGLLGRVTPAPAELVDTAAAAHG